A genome region from Geminicoccus roseus DSM 18922 includes the following:
- a CDS encoding BKACE family enzyme, which produces MQKETIITCSVTGSLTRPEDNPNLPITPAEIAASALEAAEAGAAILHLHVRHPDGRPSMELDHYRELVGLIRDKNDEVILNITTGPGGRFQPGEADPKVAGPRTNFVTAEQRVDHIRHLRPEICTLDLNTMTFGNEVVINTPPYVRRMSEIIYDCGVRPEFELFDSGDVALLNDFLAGGIFRGPPLASLVLGVKYGFAASPETMLYARNLLPRGAIWTGFGIGRAAFPMLMQSFLLNGHVRIGMEDTIRISRTELVQSNAQLVERARWLLEGLGAAIASPGSARAQLGLTT; this is translated from the coding sequence ATGCAGAAAGAAACGATCATCACCTGCTCCGTCACCGGCAGCCTGACACGGCCCGAGGACAATCCCAATCTTCCGATCACGCCGGCGGAGATCGCGGCCTCAGCGCTTGAAGCCGCCGAGGCCGGTGCTGCGATCCTCCACCTTCATGTGCGCCATCCGGACGGACGGCCGTCGATGGAGCTCGATCACTATCGGGAGCTTGTCGGGTTGATCCGGGACAAGAACGACGAGGTGATCCTCAACATAACGACGGGGCCCGGTGGACGCTTCCAGCCCGGCGAGGCGGATCCCAAGGTGGCGGGCCCGCGCACCAATTTCGTCACCGCCGAACAACGGGTCGACCACATCCGCCACCTCCGGCCGGAGATCTGCACGCTCGACCTCAACACCATGACCTTTGGCAACGAGGTGGTGATCAACACGCCACCCTATGTGCGCAGGATGTCGGAGATCATCTATGACTGCGGCGTGCGGCCGGAGTTCGAGCTGTTCGACAGCGGCGACGTCGCTCTTCTCAATGATTTTCTTGCCGGCGGCATCTTCCGCGGCCCGCCGCTGGCCAGCCTCGTGCTGGGCGTCAAATATGGCTTCGCGGCCTCGCCCGAGACGATGCTCTACGCCCGCAACCTCCTGCCGCGCGGTGCCATCTGGACAGGGTTCGGCATCGGCCGGGCTGCCTTCCCCATGCTGATGCAGTCCTTTCTCCTGAACGGCCATGTGCGGATCGGCATGGAGGACACGATCCGCATCTCCAGGACGGAACTCGTGCAAAGCAATGCCCAGCTTGTCGAGCGGGCACGCTGGCTTCTGGAAGGACTTGGAGCGGCGATCGCGAGCCCAGGTTCGGCAAGGGCGC